One genomic segment of Halomarina pelagica includes these proteins:
- a CDS encoding molybdopterin-dependent oxidoreductase: MVTGPLSYPWWLRITHWFNFFFVILLFRSGYEILMSHPKLYWSDDAEPGDEWLRTGDRKRGTDFDKDVIEDEDLWAAEDEIDPPSALISLPGRDAIGMGRHWHFWGALGWTLCGLLYVGGLFISGEWMRLVPTSLDIFPQAWNALVTYAQLQVPHAAGYNALQQLTYFGVIFVLSPVMIVTGLLQAPAFRAHWPDWFGWNRQLNRSIHFIGFVAFNVFLFGHVALVAAHGFWSEMGKIVLGSEAASTDLTIALTVLGVAIVFGFAGFATWITLKRPYFTQNLLEIGVDPLLKGLFHHVSFYDGDDRPEVSNFARVNGKPPRNDEYRAHYENDFDDWTITVDGLVGNELDLTNEEIREMDKQEHVTRHDCIQGWTYYAKWGGVPLSAIVDRCEPTEDAEWLVFWTLDEKWEYSEDGPFEEKAEDVPEFYYEAIRMDKAREPRSILAYEMNDGDLPVAHGAPYRLRIESQLGYKMAKWVTRIEFVEDFEDIGKGKGGWRDDVLHYYPNSADI; this comes from the coding sequence ATGGTGACCGGCCCGCTCTCGTATCCGTGGTGGCTTCGGATCACACACTGGTTCAACTTCTTCTTCGTCATCCTGCTATTCCGCAGCGGGTACGAGATCCTCATGAGTCATCCCAAGCTCTACTGGTCGGACGACGCCGAGCCGGGGGACGAGTGGCTCCGCACCGGCGACCGGAAGCGCGGGACCGACTTCGACAAGGACGTCATCGAGGACGAGGACCTCTGGGCGGCCGAAGACGAGATCGATCCGCCGTCGGCGCTCATCTCGCTTCCCGGTCGCGATGCCATCGGGATGGGTCGCCACTGGCACTTCTGGGGTGCGCTCGGATGGACCCTCTGCGGACTCCTCTACGTCGGGGGGCTCTTCATCTCGGGCGAGTGGATGCGCCTCGTTCCGACGTCGCTCGACATCTTCCCGCAGGCGTGGAACGCGCTGGTGACGTACGCGCAACTACAGGTCCCCCACGCCGCTGGCTATAACGCGCTCCAGCAACTCACGTACTTCGGTGTCATTTTCGTACTGTCGCCGGTGATGATCGTCACCGGCCTCCTTCAGGCACCGGCCTTCCGGGCGCACTGGCCGGACTGGTTCGGCTGGAACCGACAGCTCAACCGGAGCATCCACTTCATCGGGTTCGTCGCGTTCAACGTCTTCCTGTTCGGTCACGTCGCCCTGGTCGCGGCCCACGGGTTCTGGTCCGAGATGGGGAAGATCGTCCTCGGGAGCGAGGCGGCCTCGACCGACCTGACCATCGCGCTCACCGTGCTGGGTGTCGCGATCGTCTTCGGGTTCGCGGGATTCGCGACGTGGATCACCCTGAAGCGTCCGTACTTCACCCAGAACCTGCTGGAGATCGGCGTCGACCCGCTGTTGAAGGGGCTGTTCCACCACGTCTCGTTCTACGACGGCGACGATCGGCCGGAGGTGTCGAACTTCGCACGGGTCAACGGCAAGCCGCCACGTAACGACGAGTACCGCGCCCACTACGAGAACGACTTCGATGACTGGACGATCACGGTCGACGGGCTCGTCGGGAACGAACTCGACCTGACCAACGAGGAAATCAGGGAGATGGACAAGCAAGAACACGTCACCCGCCACGACTGCATCCAGGGCTGGACGTACTACGCCAAGTGGGGCGGCGTCCCGTTGTCGGCCATCGTGGACCGGTGTGAGCCGACGGAGGACGCGGAGTGGCTCGTCTTCTGGACGCTCGACGAGAAGTGGGAGTACTCCGAGGACGGTCCCTTCGAGGAGAAGGCCGAGGACGTCCCGGAGTTCTACTACGAGGCCATCCGGATGGACAAGGCCCGGGAACCCCGGTCGATCCTCGCCTACGAGATGAACGACGGCGACCTTCCCGTGGCCCACGGCGCTCCCTACCGGCTCCGCATCGAGAGTCAGCTCGGGTACAAGATGGCGAAGTGGGTAACCCGCATCGAGTTCGTCGAGGACTTCGAGGACATCGGCAAGGGGAAGGGCGGGTGGCGCGACGACGTCCTCCACTACTACCCGAACAGCGCGGACATCTGA
- a CDS encoding chloride channel protein: MAAAVIAYLIYHFIGLLYNLFFYQRVAFEFVEPTESAGSVLVASDGTVNSLLFPPSGPPLWIVLVPALGGLIAGVMAQYGSRRIIGHGIPEAMEAVWSNDSRVRPRILVLKPISAAIAIGTGAPFGVEGPIIQSGGAMGSVFGQWISTTVAERKVLLACGAAAGMAATFNTPLAGILVAIELLVFEFQARSFVPISIASLIATGARRPLIGVGPMFHVDEITAELFPNLPYLVALGIVIGGAAILFKDGYFSAERYIHRIPVNDVLLPAIGGLIFGVMGLLVPRTFGVGYGVAEEILNNELAVGLVFVVMLFKVVGVYVTLGSKTSGGFLAPVFVAGAAIGSVFAHGVNALLPGVTIPVTLFALAGLGTLFGVVSNATFGFTLFAIEVTGQYEAILPVFLVGVVADAVATLYMDSDLMTAELSDRGIDVNQDYEVDVLKRFNAGEVMDEKPAILNPGVTVAQLAATIAETENATSQSPIANGGLEQAVDESGAIADAEPLELAEDPERTIHDGFPIVDSGGALESIITYGDLVRAIARDHGDRTVGELGTSDLVVGHPDERLFDAVVRMADHDIEQLPIVPRDDETTLVGWLDSQDLMTSALRKLEEEQIREEGRLSGYVRTITDYRRES, from the coding sequence GTGGCTGCGGCCGTGATCGCATACCTCATCTACCACTTCATCGGTCTTCTCTACAACCTCTTCTTCTACCAGCGGGTCGCGTTCGAGTTCGTCGAACCCACCGAATCGGCGGGGAGCGTCCTCGTCGCATCGGACGGCACCGTGAACTCGCTTCTGTTTCCGCCGAGCGGTCCGCCACTCTGGATCGTCCTCGTCCCGGCGCTGGGTGGTCTCATCGCCGGGGTGATGGCGCAGTACGGCTCGCGACGGATCATCGGTCACGGTATCCCCGAAGCGATGGAGGCCGTCTGGAGTAACGACAGCAGAGTCCGTCCACGGATACTCGTTTTGAAGCCGATCTCCGCCGCGATCGCCATCGGTACCGGCGCGCCGTTCGGTGTCGAGGGGCCGATCATCCAGAGTGGGGGCGCGATGGGATCCGTCTTCGGTCAGTGGATCAGTACGACGGTGGCCGAACGTAAGGTGCTCCTTGCGTGCGGGGCGGCCGCGGGGATGGCGGCGACGTTCAACACGCCGCTCGCGGGAATTCTCGTCGCGATCGAACTCCTCGTCTTCGAGTTTCAGGCCCGGTCCTTCGTTCCGATCAGCATCGCGAGCCTGATCGCGACTGGTGCTCGCCGCCCGCTCATCGGCGTCGGACCGATGTTCCACGTCGATGAGATCACCGCCGAACTCTTTCCGAACCTACCCTACCTCGTCGCGCTCGGCATCGTCATCGGCGGCGCTGCGATCCTCTTCAAGGACGGCTACTTCTCCGCCGAGAGGTACATCCATCGGATTCCGGTCAACGACGTCCTCCTGCCGGCGATCGGAGGCCTCATTTTCGGCGTGATGGGACTGCTCGTGCCCCGGACGTTCGGCGTGGGCTACGGGGTCGCCGAAGAGATCCTCAACAACGAGCTGGCCGTCGGCCTCGTCTTCGTCGTCATGCTCTTCAAGGTGGTCGGCGTCTACGTCACCCTCGGTTCGAAAACGTCGGGGGGATTCCTCGCGCCGGTGTTCGTCGCAGGGGCAGCCATCGGAAGCGTGTTCGCCCACGGCGTGAACGCCCTCCTCCCCGGGGTGACGATCCCCGTCACACTGTTCGCGTTGGCGGGACTCGGAACGCTGTTTGGCGTCGTGAGCAACGCCACGTTCGGCTTCACGCTGTTCGCCATCGAGGTGACTGGGCAGTACGAGGCGATCCTCCCCGTGTTCCTCGTCGGGGTCGTCGCCGACGCGGTTGCCACGCTCTATATGGATTCGGACCTGATGACCGCCGAGTTGTCAGACCGGGGGATCGACGTCAACCAGGACTACGAGGTCGACGTCCTGAAGCGGTTCAACGCGGGGGAGGTGATGGACGAGAAGCCGGCGATCCTGAATCCGGGCGTGACCGTCGCGCAGTTAGCGGCAACCATCGCTGAAACCGAGAACGCCACGTCCCAATCGCCGATCGCCAACGGCGGACTCGAACAGGCGGTCGACGAGTCCGGTGCGATCGCGGACGCAGAGCCACTCGAGTTGGCGGAAGATCCCGAGCGGACGATCCACGACGGCTTTCCGATCGTCGATTCGGGCGGTGCGTTAGAGAGCATCATCACCTACGGCGACCTCGTAAGGGCGATCGCTCGAGATCACGGGGATCGAACGGTCGGCGAACTGGGAACGAGTGACCTCGTCGTCGGCCATCCCGACGAACGGTTGTTCGACGCCGTCGTCAGAATGGCGGATCACGATATCGAGCAGTTGCCGATCGTCCCCCGAGACGACGAGACGACACTCGTCGGATGGCTCGATTCACAGGATCTGATGACGTCCGCCCTCCGGAAGCTAGAAGAAGAGCAGATACGCGAGGAGGGACGTCTCAGCGGATACGTACGCACGATAACGGACTACCGACGAGAGTCGTGA
- a CDS encoding universal stress protein has product MYDDILVPTDGSDEVATALTQAFELASTYDATVHALYVVDDNRGSSGLMGINDSDPLEPLQRRGQTAVEDIAKNARDVGVSVTTAVRRQTPHEGIRIYADERDVDLIVMSSRGNSGISRALFGSVTERVLRTTERPVLVVSRTNAIEASE; this is encoded by the coding sequence ATGTACGACGACATCCTCGTTCCGACCGATGGCAGCGACGAAGTAGCGACAGCACTCACCCAAGCGTTCGAACTCGCGAGCACCTACGACGCGACCGTCCACGCCCTGTACGTCGTCGACGACAACCGTGGCAGTTCGGGGCTGATGGGGATCAATGATTCAGATCCGCTCGAACCACTCCAGCGACGGGGCCAAACGGCAGTCGAAGACATCGCCAAGAACGCGAGAGATGTAGGGGTTTCTGTCACGACCGCTGTTCGGCGACAGACTCCCCACGAAGGCATTCGGATCTATGCGGACGAACGGGACGTCGATCTCATCGTTATGAGTTCGCGTGGCAACTCGGGTATCAGTCGCGCCCTGTTCGGAAGCGTGACGGAGCGCGTCCTTCGAACCACCGAGCGCCCCGTGTTGGTCGTCAGCCGTACGAACGCCATCGAAGCGAGCGAGTGA
- a CDS encoding TIGR00341 family protein, with product MRLVQIRVRNESQESVLGVLDDADADYVIADEAAGNESSIIYFPLPDGAVDEMLDRLRSDGLEDDAFTIVTEIETATTPGLDELEGRYTQGPDDEVGLSHAELRTKARELTPQRSMFVLFAAVSSIVAAAGLLLNSAIVITGAMVISPFAGSSLSASVGAVIGDYESIIDSFESQLLGLVVAIAGAVVAGFVFRWGYLVPPTIAVENIGQVSSFSAPAVLTLTIAVFAGGAGALALATDLPVSIAGVAVAAAIVPAAAAVGLGVVWRQPLLALGALALLLINVVLINLTAYLALWAFGYRSSSSNELRNAVSFDRRTVAGILGAAVVGILIVGVLISTYQYFIFTQTVNRNVNDVLTQSEYSRLELERAHAAYGGASLVGDQRPASITVVVSRSSGERYPRLSRTLQRRIVEDTNRAVTVQVRFLDYQRTDPTRNRRRVSSRPRYRGATTV from the coding sequence ATGCGTCTCGTCCAGATACGGGTCAGAAACGAATCTCAGGAGAGCGTCCTCGGCGTGCTCGATGACGCAGACGCGGACTACGTTATCGCCGACGAGGCGGCGGGTAACGAGTCGTCGATCATCTACTTTCCACTCCCGGATGGCGCGGTCGACGAGATGCTGGATCGACTTCGAAGCGACGGGCTCGAGGATGACGCATTCACCATCGTTACCGAGATCGAGACTGCGACGACGCCCGGCCTCGACGAACTCGAAGGGCGCTACACCCAGGGTCCCGATGACGAGGTCGGCCTCTCGCATGCGGAACTGCGGACGAAGGCCCGAGAGCTGACCCCCCAGCGATCGATGTTCGTTCTCTTCGCTGCGGTCAGTTCCATCGTCGCGGCTGCCGGTCTCCTGCTCAACTCCGCGATCGTGATCACCGGGGCGATGGTGATATCCCCGTTTGCCGGGTCGTCACTTTCCGCAAGTGTCGGCGCGGTCATCGGTGACTACGAGTCGATAATCGACAGCTTCGAGTCACAGTTACTCGGACTCGTGGTTGCCATCGCCGGGGCGGTCGTTGCAGGGTTCGTATTCAGATGGGGGTATCTCGTGCCACCGACGATCGCCGTCGAGAACATCGGACAGGTCAGCAGTTTCAGCGCACCCGCCGTACTCACGCTCACGATCGCAGTTTTCGCTGGCGGCGCGGGCGCGCTCGCGTTGGCGACTGATCTCCCGGTCTCGATCGCCGGCGTGGCGGTCGCTGCCGCGATCGTCCCGGCCGCTGCCGCCGTGGGTCTCGGCGTCGTTTGGCGGCAACCGCTGTTGGCGCTCGGCGCACTCGCTTTGCTCCTCATAAACGTCGTCCTGATCAATCTCACCGCGTATCTGGCTCTGTGGGCGTTCGGCTATCGATCGTCCAGTTCGAACGAGCTCCGTAACGCTGTTTCGTTCGACCGTCGAACGGTCGCTGGGATCCTCGGTGCCGCCGTGGTCGGGATTCTCATCGTGGGCGTCCTCATCAGCACCTATCAGTATTTCATCTTCACTCAGACGGTTAATCGGAACGTCAACGACGTATTGACACAGTCGGAATACTCACGGCTGGAGCTCGAGCGAGCACACGCCGCCTACGGAGGGGCGTCGTTGGTCGGCGATCAACGACCCGCATCGATCACCGTCGTCGTCAGCCGTTCCTCCGGCGAGCGGTATCCGAGGCTGTCTCGTACGCTACAACGACGAATCGTCGAGGACACGAACCGGGCGGTCACCGTACAGGTTCGCTTTCTCGATTATCAACGGACGGATCCCACTCGAAATCGGCGACGCGTGTCCAGTCGGCCGCGCTATCGGGGTGCGACCACTGTGTGA
- a CDS encoding MFS transporter produces MDEHGQLTNKHGVTGTPNRGLLMATLGFFAGLTTIVFYGAAGPILEEHLTLPGILHGLLLGSPHLSKAVLRIPFGAWVDEVGGKKPLLILLALTIVGTGGLVVTLFLTYPEDFDMSLYPLLVLFGFLAGAGGATFSVGITQTSYWYPSNKQGFALGAFAGVGNIGPGMVVYVLPVLIGIWGLTMAYSTWLVFLIVVTVVYALFAVDPYFFQLRKKGKDDAEARQTATELGQDIFPSGGTWDSLRTSASNRRTWILVFLYTVSFGGGFTSLSAWFPTYWDLFHELTLANAGLLAGVFIVYGSLIRVPAGSVSDRFGGENVTIVSFGIMAVGGAIMTSATGFWPAIVGMMVLGTGMGIANAAVFELVPKFVPEAVGGASGWISGIGGAGTLVILPALGLFVDVYGEIGYAWGFSLFVALSVICVGVAVALKLFVPEPEASADDTALH; encoded by the coding sequence ATGGACGAACACGGTCAGCTAACGAATAAACACGGTGTCACAGGTACGCCGAACCGGGGGCTGCTCATGGCTACGCTCGGGTTCTTTGCCGGACTCACTACGATCGTCTTCTACGGTGCGGCCGGACCGATACTGGAGGAGCATCTCACCCTCCCCGGAATACTCCACGGACTGTTGTTGGGTTCGCCCCATCTCAGCAAGGCGGTTCTCCGGATTCCGTTCGGAGCGTGGGTGGACGAGGTCGGGGGAAAGAAGCCACTCCTTATCCTCTTGGCGTTGACGATCGTCGGAACGGGGGGACTCGTCGTCACGTTGTTTCTAACCTACCCTGAGGACTTCGACATGAGCCTCTACCCACTTCTGGTACTCTTCGGATTTCTCGCCGGAGCTGGCGGTGCGACGTTCTCCGTCGGTATCACGCAGACGTCCTACTGGTATCCGAGTAACAAGCAGGGTTTCGCACTCGGTGCGTTCGCCGGCGTCGGAAACATCGGCCCCGGGATGGTGGTGTACGTTCTTCCGGTACTGATCGGAATCTGGGGCTTGACGATGGCGTACTCGACGTGGTTGGTGTTCCTCATCGTCGTCACCGTCGTGTATGCGTTGTTCGCCGTGGATCCGTATTTCTTCCAGCTCCGCAAGAAGGGAAAGGACGACGCCGAAGCGAGGCAGACCGCTACCGAACTCGGCCAGGATATCTTCCCCTCGGGGGGGACGTGGGACTCGCTGCGAACGTCCGCGTCGAATCGACGAACGTGGATCCTCGTGTTCCTGTACACCGTCTCCTTCGGCGGTGGATTCACCTCACTGTCCGCCTGGTTTCCCACGTACTGGGATCTGTTCCACGAGTTGACGCTCGCCAACGCCGGTCTCTTGGCGGGGGTCTTCATCGTCTATGGGTCGCTCATCAGAGTGCCGGCAGGAAGCGTCAGCGACCGATTCGGCGGTGAGAACGTGACGATCGTCAGTTTCGGCATCATGGCGGTCGGCGGCGCGATCATGACGAGTGCGACCGGGTTCTGGCCAGCCATCGTGGGGATGATGGTACTCGGGACGGGGATGGGGATCGCCAACGCGGCGGTGTTCGAGCTCGTCCCGAAATTCGTCCCGGAAGCCGTCGGAGGAGCCTCGGGGTGGATCAGCGGTATCGGTGGCGCCGGGACGCTCGTCATCCTTCCCGCCCTGGGTCTCTTCGTGGACGTGTATGGCGAAATCGGCTACGCGTGGGGGTTCTCCCTCTTCGTCGCCCTCAGCGTCATCTGCGTGGGGGTCGCGGTCGCGCTGAAACTGTTCGTCCCTGAACCCGAAGCGTCCGCCGACGATACTGCTCTACACTGA
- a CDS encoding universal stress protein → MFDRILVPTDGSDAARPAVEMALGLARTHDATLHVLFIVDQPVSVSGTAEGFSGLDNLLNALEEQGHRTTDAIADRAREGDVETETAVRRGNPHEDILAYANDHGIDLIVMGTHGRTGVKRALWGSVTEDVVRHSEIPVLTVHREPEK, encoded by the coding sequence ATGTTCGACCGAATACTCGTTCCAACCGACGGAAGTGACGCGGCCAGGCCAGCGGTGGAGATGGCGCTCGGTCTCGCCAGAACACACGACGCAACGCTTCACGTACTCTTCATCGTCGACCAGCCCGTCTCCGTGTCCGGTACAGCGGAGGGATTCAGTGGGCTGGACAACCTCCTGAACGCACTCGAAGAACAGGGTCACCGGACGACGGATGCGATCGCTGATCGGGCCAGAGAGGGCGATGTCGAGACGGAGACCGCCGTTCGGCGGGGCAACCCCCACGAGGACATCCTCGCGTATGCTAACGATCACGGGATCGACTTGATCGTCATGGGGACTCACGGAAGAACGGGAGTCAAACGGGCACTGTGGGGAAGTGTGACCGAAGACGTAGTTCGACACTCGGAGATCCCGGTTCTGACCGTACATCGAGAACCCGAGAAGTAG
- a CDS encoding universal stress protein: MYDSVLLATDGSGDRRAIRHALDLAEQHAATVHVLYVIDIVQSGPGIIGRTRATSTRSTLRDEGQEALRAIRTAARRRGISVVTEIREGIPTREIRAYGDEAGVDLLILSPHGRTGFDRLLQGSVTEQVLRRTDQPVLAIQKGT, translated from the coding sequence ATGTACGACTCAGTGCTCCTCGCGACAGACGGAAGCGGGGATCGACGAGCCATACGGCACGCGTTGGATCTCGCCGAGCAGCACGCTGCTACCGTCCACGTACTCTACGTCATCGACATCGTTCAGAGTGGACCCGGAATCATCGGGCGCACGCGGGCTACGTCAACTCGGTCAACGCTTCGTGATGAGGGTCAAGAAGCACTGAGGGCGATCAGAACGGCCGCACGGCGGCGCGGCATATCGGTCGTAACTGAGATCCGTGAGGGGATACCGACCCGGGAGATCCGAGCCTACGGGGACGAAGCGGGCGTCGATCTACTGATTCTCAGCCCCCACGGACGGACTGGCTTCGATCGATTGCTCCAGGGAAGCGTCACGGAGCAGGTTCTACGCCGAACGGACCAGCCCGTTCTCGCGATTCAGAAGGGGACGTAG
- a CDS encoding APC family permease: MSDGNFGLTEAVSIALGGMIGGGIYAVLGVVTQITGAATWFAFLLAGVVAVCAGYSYIGLNELVTDGTDDTGGGSVTFVQSFTGNSTLAGMVGWTLLVGYIGSMAMYAFAFAEFAIALPVVPVSLAGLSLRPVISVLAIAGFVGLNLLGARATGEAENVLVVAKVLVLVLFGIGGILYALVVSPAPVQLGLTRLTSFSPIMAAAISFVAFQGWQLLFYDQESMANPLDEIPRAVYIAIPTAVFIYVIVALTTYNLAPAAIQSHPHTALTDAAATIAGVVGLASTGAIVLSLSALFSTGSAINATLFSAGYFAKGMLSNDLLPDRTGDSSASGVPSQTLLLIGVITAIFTAYGSLSAITSFASLSFIVVFGAMSLLAFTQRDVDQITAVWPAVGTVGATLFFVLMFYHLYAAERRTFYLVLIIAVVVFLAELLYFEREIIEEEIPFLDSHTGETVD, encoded by the coding sequence ATGAGTGATGGAAACTTCGGGCTAACAGAGGCGGTGTCAATCGCACTTGGCGGGATGATCGGCGGTGGGATCTACGCCGTTTTGGGCGTCGTTACCCAGATAACGGGCGCTGCGACATGGTTTGCATTCCTTCTTGCGGGTGTCGTCGCGGTGTGTGCGGGGTATTCGTATATCGGTTTGAACGAACTCGTCACCGACGGTACCGACGATACTGGCGGCGGGTCGGTGACGTTCGTCCAGTCGTTCACGGGCAACTCGACGCTCGCCGGGATGGTCGGCTGGACGTTGCTCGTCGGATATATCGGGTCGATGGCGATGTACGCGTTCGCGTTCGCGGAGTTCGCCATCGCGCTTCCCGTCGTTCCCGTGTCGCTCGCAGGACTTTCCCTGCGGCCGGTCATCTCCGTCCTCGCGATCGCCGGCTTCGTCGGACTAAATTTGCTCGGAGCGCGTGCGACCGGCGAGGCGGAGAACGTCCTTGTCGTGGCGAAGGTACTCGTACTCGTACTGTTCGGTATTGGAGGTATCCTCTACGCATTGGTCGTCTCTCCTGCACCCGTTCAGCTCGGACTTACCCGGCTTACGTCGTTCAGTCCGATCATGGCAGCGGCCATCTCCTTCGTCGCCTTTCAGGGCTGGCAGTTGCTGTTCTACGACCAAGAGAGCATGGCGAATCCTCTCGATGAGATCCCGAGGGCAGTGTATATCGCCATCCCGACCGCCGTGTTCATCTACGTCATCGTCGCATTGACGACCTACAATCTCGCACCGGCGGCGATCCAGAGTCATCCGCATACTGCACTGACCGACGCTGCCGCGACGATCGCGGGCGTCGTCGGACTGGCGAGCACGGGTGCTATTGTCCTCTCGCTGTCGGCGCTGTTTTCGACTGGGAGCGCGATCAACGCGACTCTGTTCTCCGCGGGCTACTTCGCCAAGGGGATGCTCTCGAACGACTTGCTCCCAGATCGTACGGGGGATTCGAGCGCAAGTGGCGTTCCTTCGCAGACGTTGCTCCTCATCGGGGTGATTACCGCGATATTCACCGCTTACGGGAGTCTCTCGGCCATCACTTCCTTCGCGTCACTTTCCTTCATCGTCGTATTCGGCGCGATGAGTCTTCTCGCGTTCACGCAGCGGGATGTCGATCAGATCACCGCCGTCTGGCCGGCCGTCGGCACGGTCGGGGCCACGCTCTTCTTCGTCCTGATGTTCTATCACCTCTACGCCGCTGAACGACGCACGTTCTACTTGGTGCTCATCATCGCCGTCGTGGTGTTTCTCGCAGAACTCCTTTACTTCGAGCGGGAGATCATCGAAGAGGAGATCCCCTTCCTGGACTCGCACACTGGCGAAACAGTCGACTGA
- a CDS encoding IS630 family transposase (programmed frameshift) codes for MNHLDEISVEELQDALDNVDGKKPTQRLLAAIACKNGVTQTELAEWYDVQRRTIYSWLKRLDTDESREQAVSDDKQTGRKRKPSETQQEEFEEIVHEPPEEVGTDAPAWTPALVQEYLEETYGVEYSIPSCRRLLKEAGLSYQKPRRSADEADEDEQEAFHDELKKKRREMDATVVCIDQTKKPVQVKPRTAWFLRGTRPSVELSDQRDWTCLLGAITEDGDRFFSRFTEDVTTEHAKHFILALCEEFENDLIVVLDGAPYFQASVVTDLAAHDDLAFVTLPAYSPELNPVEECWRQLQAALSNRFFDSLDELTTVIDTALDQLSNPKMSNYL; via the exons GTGAATCATCTCGACGAGATCTCCGTTGAGGAATTGCAAGACGCTCTCGACAACGTGGACGGAAAGAAGCCGACACAACGGCTCTTAGCAGCCATCGCGTGCAAGAACGGTGTAACGCAGACCGAGCTAGCCGAGTGGTACGACGTTCAACGGCGGACGATCTACAGTTGGCTCAAGCGACTCGACACCGACGAGTCGCGTGAGCAAGCCGTTTCTGACGATAAACAAACTGGAAGGAAGAGAAAACCCTCAGAAACACAGCAAGAAGAATTCGAAGAAATCGTTCACGAACCACCTGAAGAGGTCGGGACCGACGCGCCGGCGTGGACGCCGGCGCTCGTCCAAGAGTATCTCGAAGAAACGTACGGCGTCGAGTATTCAATCCCAAGTTGTCGGCGGCTGCTGAAAGAAGCGGGATTGAGCTATCAGAAACCGCGCCGGTCAGCCGACGAAGCCGACGAAGACGAGCAAGAAGCGTTCCACGACGAGCTCAAAAAAAAGCGGCGGGAGATGGACGCCACCGTAGTCTGTATCGATCAGACCAAGAAACCCGTGCAAGTCAAGCCGCGTACCGCGTGGTTTCTGCGCGGCACGCGACCCTCCGTCGAACTTTCAGACCAACGCGACTGGACGTGTTTACTGGGCGCGATCACCGAGGACGGTGATCGCTTTTTCTCTCGATTCACCGAGGACGTCACGACCGAACACGCGAAACATTTCATTTTAGCATTATGCGAAGAATTCGAAAATGACTTGATCGTCGTGTTGGATGGAGCGCCATATTTTCAGGCGTCGGTCGTCACGGACCTGGCGGCCCATGACGACCTCGCCTTCGTGACGTTACCAGCGTATTCGCCGGAGCTGAACCCTGTCGAGGAATGCTGGAGACAGCTGCAAGCGGCTCTCAGCAATCGTTTCTTTGACTCGCTCGACGAGCTTACAACAGTGATCGATACCGCTCTCGACCAACTCTCAA ATCCAAAAATGAGCAATTATCTCTGA